The Mustelus asterias chromosome 30, sMusAst1.hap1.1, whole genome shotgun sequence DNA segment ttgcgaaaggatatattggccttggagggagtgcagagaaggttcaccaggttgataccggagttgaggggtgtaaattatgaggagagattgagcagattgggtttgtattcgttggagtttagaaggttgaggggtgatcgtaCAGAggcatataaaataatgaaggggctggatagggtagaagtggagagattctttccacttagaaaggaagctggaactagagggcacagcctcaaaataaaggggggtcagtttaggacagagttgaggaggaacttcttctctcagaggtggtgaatctctggaattctctgcccactgaagtggtggaggctatctcgttgaatatgtttaaatcacggagagatggattcctgatcggtaagggaattaggggttatagggaccaggcgggtaagtggaactgatccacttcagatcagccatgatcgtattgaatggcggggcaggctcgaggggctagatggcctactcctgctcctatttcttatgttcttataagctgcaggaaaggatgtcccgaggcatggtacattggggagacaatgcagatgttacgacaacgggtgaatgaacaccgctcgacaatcaccaggcaggagtgttctcttcctgtcgggaaacacttcagcagtcacgggcactcagcctctgatcttcgggaaagcgttctccaaggcggccttcacaatacacgataacgcagaatcgctgcgcaaaaactgatagccaagttccgcacacatgaggacggcctaaaccgggatcttgggttcatgtcacactatctgtaacccccacgacttgcctggacttgcaaaatctcagtaactgtcctggctggagacaatacacatctctttaacctgtgcttaaccctctctccactcacattgtctatacctgtaaagacttgattacctgtaaagactcgcattccaaccatcatcttgtaaattgagtctgtctcgatgtatgccttgtttgtgaacagaactcttcactcacctgaagaagaaggaACACTCCGAaatcttgtgctaccaaataaacctgtaggactttaacctggtgttgtcagacttcttactgggttcaatcgcacagtcactggttcctctctctgtccctgatgctGATTATTCACTCTTttacagaatgatacagcacaaatAGAAACCATTAGGCTCATTAtctctgtactggctctctggaagatctatccaattaattccacagccagAACAATGTATATCTGCTGTAGTATTCTGAGGCCTTAATGGAAAAGGTTTTCCAGTCGGATAGTTCTCAGACACAATCAGTCCTGTGGAAAGATTGATTGCCTAATTCATTGAGAAGATATAAAGTGCCCATTAAGCACATAAAGTGCCTGGCAGAGTTTAATTGTATATTTCTGCAGACCCCAAATACGGCAGTGACATTATCCTAAAGGGCCAATGGTTGAATTATGGAATTACAAAGAAAAAGCGTTCACGTCCTGAATCTTCATAATTATTACTTGGCTGGGATGTTTCAGTATGAAAGAATCCTACGTCTCAGTCAGGCAAAAGGGGTCATGTCCGATGGACCTGTTAAAGACAAATAACTATTACATTGCACTGGGGTTTATGTGATCATGTGTTGGTTTTATGAACAAGGTTTGTATCAGAGTGGAGCTGTGTGTTTGATTCTCCACAACAATTGTAGTATCCTTACTAAATATCCACCATAATCGCAACAGTTAGCCCAGAACTCTGAGGTTATTGCGGTCACAGCCGTTCAAACTGTTACCGACATAATCATCAAATATTCTGAAAGCTACGTTGGTTGTAATTCCCTCAGAAAACCTACCCCTCTGGGGGAGGAAACACAACTTCTCCACAGCAGAAAGGAAACCACTGCTCACCACTCCAAACTCTGAATGATTGGGAATGTTACTGGATGTCCAGGACAAATTGCTATTTGCCAGGTGAAGGTGGATCAGCAGCAGGAGTTAGTGAAGAGTGACGGTAATAACCAAGCAGACTGACTCACCAGGAAAGCTGCTCGAGAGGAGATTCCATGGGATCCACCCAAAACACAACTGTTGGGACTGGTACGACAGACTCCAGTTAAATGTCATTTAAAAACTTGTCAGGACACTGACCTAAGATGACTGTGGGTAAAAAGGGTTGGCACCATAGAGAAAACTTTCCCTCATCATTCACAGCAAGTAAGGACTCACTCATCTGACACAATGAAGTTTTCTTTCACAAATATGGTTTAACTTTGACTTCAGTCACAACTCGATGGCTTAGAAAGGAATTAGTATATTTGATGGATCAAAGCAAGGCGTATTTCTTGTTTTTTGACTCCTCAATATTATACAACATGATCACAATATCAGTGGCTGAGGAGACATCAGAATGTCCATCAGCACCTGAAGCTGTGCCTCATGTGTTCAAACTAATCAGATTCTGCAAAATGCATTGTCCCAATTAACTTGTTCCACATTATTGATGTTCCCTGGGAAACACTGCAGCTTGATTATACAGGCCCACTCTCCACACTAAGAGGAGACTGGTAGATCCTGCTAATTACAGCTATGTTTACCTGGTGGATTGAAACTTTTCCTGTTTGTAAAAATGATGCAGACACAATAGCTAAAATCCTGGATGAGGCTTCCTGAAATGGATGGAGAATGACAATAGTTCTCATTTCACAGCAGAAATAGTGTAATCGCTCTCCAAAAGGAAAAATCCAGAAGaataattttgaaaaaaagtTGATTAATTTCATATTTATCCAGTTGAGTTAGGATGGTTATTACTGTCAGAAACAAAACCTGACTCTCAGAATGAACATTGTTCAGtccaactgggtggcatggtagcactgtggctagcactgctgcctcacagcgccaggggcccgggtgtgattcccggcttgggtcactgtcttgtggagtcagcacgttctctccgtgtctgcgtgggtttcctccggatgttctggtttcctcccacattccgaaagatgtgctggttcggtgcattgtccatgctaaattctcccaaattcagtgtacctgaacaggcaaatttagcaaccataccttcaattccttcatctgagtcattgatataaatggtaaaaaggttgaggtcccagcattgatccctgtggcacaccactcatcacatccagtcaactagaaaaagacccatttatgccaatccTGTTTCCTATTAACTCGCCAATCTTCTTTCCGTGCCAATATGTTAccattccccccgccccactaggagttttcattttccacaataaccttataaatgcattctggaaatctCAGTACATTCACCTTTCTGCACctttggttcccctttatccacagcacatgtgactcatTCAAAGAACTGAAAAAATAGGttgaatatgatttccctttctcaaaaccatgttgactctccttCATAGCCTGGATTTTTCTCACTGCCATGCTGTAACatatttaataatagcttctaacatttttcctATGGCATGTTAAGTTAACtgtcctgtagtttcctgcttttggtctctctccttctttgaataaaggagttacatttgctactttctaaTCTAATGGAACTTTCACCAAAaccagagaattttggaaaattaaaaacaatgcatcaactatctcaccccagtcgtttctacccctcttcagctAAAGAACAGCCATATGGCCTCAAAAtttcaactctgtttctccctccacaggtgctgccagacctgctgagtctttccagcattttctgtttttatttcagattttcagtatccgcaatactttgcttttatctgacGAGCTGCTTCTTTTCAGAGCCgagaatgaagtccatcagggTCCGGGATTTGTCAGCCGACAGCTCCAActatttgctcagtaccacttcatAAGTGACAGcagttttcctgagttcctctctcccttccacacCCCGATAAGATATTACTTCTATCCTCGATACTATCGGGTACAGTACTAaactatagtgaagactgatacaaagtacctGTTGAATTCATctgtcacctcctcactttccattattaattccccggaATCACTTTCTCTTGGACCAACATTCACTTGGATAACTCTTTTTTTATTCAAATATCCAGAGAAAtgtttacagaacaaagagaattacagcacaggaacaggcccttctgccctccatggccctgcaccgaccatgctgcctcactgaactaaaacccctacacttccagggaccatatccctctatttccatccgattcatgtaaaactcaagatgccccttaaaagtcactatcgtatccgcttccactccctcccccggcaacgagttccaggcacccactactctctgcgtaaaaaatctgcctcgtacatctcctttaaaccttgcccctcgcagcttaaacctgtgccccctggtcattgactcttccacccgggaaaaagcttctgactatccactctgtccatgaccctcataatcttgtagacttctatcaggtcgcccctcaacctccgtcgctccagtgagaacaaaccaaggttctccaacctttcctcatagataatgccctccataccaggcaacatcctggtaaatcttttctgtaccctctccaaagcctccatatccttctggtagtgtggcgaacagaattgaacactatattccaagtgcagcctaactaaggttctataaagctgcaacataatttgccaatttttaaactcaataccccggccgatgaaggtaaacatgctgtatgccttcttgactaccttctccacctgcattgccactttcagtgacctgtgtacctgtacacccagatccctttgcctatcaatactcttaaaggttctgccatttactgtatatttcctatgtatattagaccttccaaaatgcattacctcacatttgtctggattaaactccatctgccatttctccacccaagtctccaactgatctatatcctgctgtatcctctgatggtcctcattgctatccgcaaatccaccaacctttgtgtcgttcgcaaacttaccaatcaatccagttacattttcctccaaatcatttacatatattagaaacagcaaaggtcccagcactgatccctgaggaacgccacttgtcacagccctccattcagaaatgcacccttccactgctaccctctgtcttctttgaccacgccagttttgtacccaccttgccagctcacctctgatcccatgcgacttcaccttctgcaccagtctgccatgagggaccttgtcaaaggcctgactgaagtccatgtagacaacatccactgccctaccctcatcaatcatcttcgtcacttccccgaaatactcgatcaagttcgtgagacatgacctccccttcacaaaaccatgttgcctctcactaatacgtccacttatttccaagtgggaataaatcctgtctcgaagaatcctctccaataatttccctatcactgatgtaaggctcaccggcctgtaattacccggattattcttgctacccttcttaaacaaaggaacaacattggcttttctccaatcctctgggacctccccggtagccaatgaggatacaaagatttctaatttactatccatctttatatttctagctgcCTTTCTCTCGTACTCCAATTCTTCTCCTTATTTAATCTTTttatcattctttgctgtttatattctgtctagttttctgacctgccacccatcTTTGTGCAATTGTTTacttttttctttaagttttatactatctttaacttttttagtgaACCACGGATGGTGGatcctccccttggaatttttcttcttCACTGGAATGTATCTGTTCTGGGTTTTCTGAAATAACCCTTTCAAATCTGCCACTGCACCTCTATTGACCTGTTCCTTAAcctcatttgccagttcacttacATTGAACATAGTTCGGTCCTCGATGTGATTAACAGGAAAGTCCAATCACTGTGGTTAGTTGTAAACTCGCTGGTGACTCAGCAgtgtggatgaccgagtgaatctcttccaaaACTCAGGGCAgttaaatggtttctccccaatGTGATCAGCTcagaagactgagtgaatcccttcccacactcagagtggGTGAATGGCCttcccccagtgtgagtgcgccactgagtttccagctctgacgggtaactgagtctctcctcacagtctcacatttccatggtctctCGCTAATGTGACTGTGGTTGTAAACGGTGCTGTTTCCTTCCAGGTTCAAAAATCTCTGCTTTTCATGTTACGATAAATTGTGTGGCTCCATCCAATCCTGATCTGATGTTTTGTGTGAGtttcctgaccccaaatccttcATTCTCAGACCAACAATATTAACACCTACAGCAGGGCTGGAGTCActtttcaattcagcagaaacagacccaaatgaacatggttcagtctgaATATGATTCACAGCAAAATTCAATCACAATAGTtccttgtgaattcgctggtgtttcagcagatttgatgactgactgaatcccttcccacacacagagcaagtgaacggcttctccccagtgtgaactcgttggtgaccCTGCAACGTGTGTGAGTGAGCAAAGTCCTTCCCACATTGGGAACAAGTGAAcatcctctccccagtgtgaatccgttggtgtattgctaggttggatgattgactgaatcccttcccacactgggaacagatgaatggtctctccccagtgtgaactcgctgatgtgtccaCAGATTGCCTGAGtgtgcaaatcccttcccacactgggagcagctgaaaggcttctccccagtgtgagttcgctggtgtgcCAGCAGGTGAGATGAGtcagtgaatcgcttcccacactgggagcaagttaacggcctctccccagtgtgaactcgcaggTGTATCAGGAGGTTGGATGagcgagcaaatcccttcccacactgggagcaagtgaatggcttttccccagtgtgaactcgctggtgtaatgaTAGGTTAGATGACTGACTGAATGccttcccacaaacagaacagctgaatggtctctccccagtgtgggtccTCTGGTGTATGTGtaagctggatgactgagtgaatcccttcccacactgggagcagatgaacggcctctccccagtgtgaattcgctggtgtgtcagcaggttggctgAGAGcgcgaatctcttcccacattgagaacagctgaatggcctctccccattgtgaacgtGCTGGTGTTTTGTTAGCATGGATGATGCTTTgaagcccttcccacacacagcgcaagtgaatggtctgtcctcactgtgaattcgctggtgttttgCTAGGTTTGATgattgattgaatcccttcccacacacagagcaggtgaatggtttctcccccgtGTGAGTTCGCTTGTGCAATGCTAGGCTGAATGACCGATTGAATgccttcccacacagagagcaggtgaatggcctctcctcagtgtgagtcctctggtgtatatgtaaactggatgactgagtgaatcctttcccacagtgggagcaggtgaatggcctctcccctgtgtgactacgttgatgaatttccagcaaggatggggatttgaatcccttctcacagtccccacatttccacagtttctctctgttgtgactgcaattatgttccgaaaggtcagatgattggctgaagtcttgtccacacacagaacatgtgtacagtttctctccactgtgaatagtgctattttcttccatgttcaaaatgcaATGATATTCAGGGTACAATAAATTGGCCGACTCCATAAGGTGCTGATACCAGGCttggtttcagtttccaaactgcaaatcctcctcttctaataccctgtgaaattgaattaaaacagaaaaagggagtgagagagaacccacaaaaacacaaaggcaggttgtgaaattgagctgaatgaacctggtaatttgtggggacagcactaggaaaaagtgaccatgaaaactgctggattgtcaaaACACCCAATTGATttcctaatgtccttcagggaagggaacctgccaTCCAGTCTGGGCACTATgggaaaagacagagagaaataggAGAGATCGGGAatgaaggagagggattttatacatctacaactcaatGAGAACATTGAtagaatctcccaaaccctcaactTCCACCACCTCGAAGGACCAAGATAGCAGGTAAATGTGAGCATCATcaactccaagttcccctccaactcatatcttgacttgtctgacatccagtactaaaaaacagaaatttctttcaaaaaatactgggaaaactgaacccattgtgttcagtccccactacatttccggggtttgggtttgaacaacatgtttacaaagcctctccacccacccgccacatttatcattccccgcgcgccgctctctacctcgtattgatctcgcttccaaattAAAACCGTCCGCCTCTCCGTCGCCATTaccggcactgcgcatgcttcaggtcccgccctttattcactccgattggttggaggaccagccgctcccgctcggtcctccagccacgccccctcttcctattggcccggagctgccgtcaatcagcccccgggcattgtgatgtggagcatgcgcagtgtgtgtATGCAGCCAGTGAGTAAGTGccgggtgagcgggaaggatggcgtCGGAGGGAAAGGTTTAGAAATCAGTGGTGTCGGCCACAAAAACCAGAACAGAGGCGGTCGTGTTAAATATCAAGCGGGTGAGTAACGTCTGAGAGCGGAAGGGAGCTGGAGCCGGTGGGTGTGTGCCGATGTTTCAGATAATCCTCGATAGAGGCCGCAATCCCGGAATGAGAAGCAGCCGGTTCCACGGTTGGAAGACCCGGATACCGACCGCCATCTTTGTAGGAGGCAATGTGTAGAAAAGCGCATGCGTAGCGCCATCTTTATCAGTAGCAGTGCACCAGCGCGCGTGCGCAGTGCTCCCTTCAGCAGGCGGACtgagtgatggattttggaaactctttTACAAGGGGATGGTTTCCACACAGCAAACTCAAATCAAGAGAATTATTTGTCTCTTCTGAATGGAATTAGCAGTCAGAATGTTTGTTGATCTATCTAATACTGGGAACCATGAACACACAAACTTCTTATTGTTGTGTTCTCTACCTGAAGGCTGGTCTGACCAAAGTGTCAGGATCTCCGCCATGGGTCGGGCAAAGAGGCAGAACCCAAATTCACCCCAGCcagaatggggattgaaccccgtgctgtcggcaccaatctgatccacaccggCCAGCTAGACCCCACAAGGAACCAGGCTGCAATGGCAACAGAAACTTTTATATCCGCTACCCGTGGAGCCATGGATAGTGATGGGAGAGGCTCCAAATTATTTCCATCATatgactgaccaggaatctctcccgctcttattGTCTATCATTGGTGTATGttcaaagggcagcatggtggcacagtggttagcactgctgcctcacagcgccagggatccaggttcgattcccggcccgggtcactgtctgtgtggcgtttgcacattctccctgtgtctgcgtgggtttcctccgggtgctctggtttcctcccacagtccaaagatgtgaaagttaggtgcattggccatgctaaattgccctttagtatcagggggactagcctggGTCAATGcctggggatagggcaagggtgggattgtggttggtgcagacacgatgggccgaatggcctctttccgcactagtgattctatgaatgatttacagtttggccacattatgaacacaccttcctcggCCATGTACTCTGAGTGGGACTGGAAAccagagcttctgactcagaagaaGGGTCACTCCCCACTGCACCACATCTTCACAGTGCACAATCCagactaataaatccaacaggaaaACAGGAGACATTTCTTTTCACAAACAGTTGTTAAAATGTGGAACTGACTGGAAGTAGTTGAGACAGATAACTTAGATTTTTTCAAAAGGAAACGAGatgagaatgagagaaaagtaaAGCTGAAAGGCTGAGACGAGGTTAGCAGAATGGGAGGAGACTCGTGTGGAGTAGAAACTCCGTACAGACTAGATTgcccgaatggcctgtttgtgtattATATAGTCTATGTAATTCTTCGTGAAATTATTTTGCAGGGTAatggaagaggaggatttgcagtcaggaaaaACAAACCAAACTTTGTGTCACAATTGGAAAGTCAATTCGTCAGGATGTGAAGATTTGTACACctgaagggatttaattgacTGTCTCAGCAGGAAGCTGGTGAGAGTCTGTAAACCTGCTCTTCCTGTGGGGAGGGATTGATacagctggaaaacatgctgacacgacagcgaactcgcaatagtgagagttcattcacctgctccgtgtgtgggaagaaattcatgtgttcgtccaacctgctggctcaccaactcgatcacattattcagaagcctcttcaaagctctgactctGGGGACAGCGTTGAAACGCCTGAGGAACAGATccaacaccagctccttcacactgacgagagaccgttcagctgctcccactgcgggaagaggttcagccagtcctcccgccttgcagagcaccagctccttcacacacacgagagaccgttcagctgctctcactgtggggagTCGTTCAGCAactcagtgcatctcactgagcaccagcaagttcacaccaaggacaggccattcagctgctcccagtgtgggaagagattctctCAGTCCTCCCACTACACTGAGCACCAGCTCATTCATTCTGATGAGAGAAGTTTTAAATGCTCAGAGTGTGAGAAGACCTTTAAAACGAACAATAGTCTCCTGAGACACCAGTGcactcacagtggggagaggccgttcccgtgctctgtgtgtgggaagagattcaattaTTCATTCCACCTTCTGAGGCACAAACTTgttcacacgggggagaaaccattcacctgctccgagtgtgggaatggATACACTCGCTCATCTCATCTTGTGAttcaccaacgaattcacaccggagaaaggccgttcacctgctccgagtgtgggaggggattcactcgtTCAACGCACCTTGTGATGCACAAGCGgattcacattggggagaggccattctcttgctctgtgtgtgggaagagattcactcagtcatccgccctgcgcacacacaagcgagttcacactggggagagaccgttcacctgcttcgTGTGTGGGAAGAGTTTCCCTCGTTTGTCCCATGTTGTGATACACgagcgggttcacaccggggagaggccgtacaTTTGTCATGTGTGCGGGAGGGCCTTTACTTGTTTACACCACGTGCAGAAACACCAGcttgttcacaccggggagaaggccttcatctgctccgtgtgtgggaagcgtTTCCCTGAGTTCTCCAGCCTCCAGAGACACGAAcgcatccacactggggagaagcccttcacctgctgtgtgtgtgggaagggatttgttcAGTCGTTCGACCTGGTtaaacaccggcgagttcacactaggAAGAAGCtgctcacctgctctgtgtgtgagaagagatttactcggacatcccgcctgctgagacaccagaaacTTCACATCTTACCGACAAAGCTGGACTCTGCTGTTGCTGCTGagaatcacacccaggactgaaccTTTTCTCCTTTCTAACTCGAGATTATTTCAGTCTCATACCTTCAATTACTCTCATGGACAAGTCCCAGCTCCCCATACCTTCCAGAGTGTCTCTCCCAGCCTCGAGATCCAGGGAAGATTTCAGTAACATTCCTGGGATCAATGAACACAAAACACAGTTTGTGAATCACTTTCAGCGACTgggctcagtgtgtgtctcacAGGATCTCACTCACCTTCTGTATGTGAATGGAATGTCATGTCTGCAAACCAGGTTTaaactgaatttgatttgatttattatagtcacatgtattagtattgtttcttgcacgctatacagacaaagcataccgtacatagagtacataaggggaaaggaatgatttgatttattgtcacatgtattgggatacagtgaaaagtattgtttcttgtgaactatacagacaaacatcctgttcataaagtacaaaggggagaaggaaagaagaagatgtCCAAtataatattacagtcatagctagggtgtggagaaagatcagcttaatatgtgataggaccattcagaagtctgatggcagcagggaaaaagc contains these protein-coding regions:
- the LOC144480770 gene encoding uncharacterized protein LOC144480770, whose protein sequence is MLTRQRTRNSESSFTCSVCGKKFMCSSNLLAHQLDHIIQKPLQSSDSGDSVETPEEQIQHQLLHTDERPFSCSHCGKRFSQSSRLAEHQLLHTHERPFSCSHCGESFSNSVHLTEHQQVHTKDRPFSCSQCGKRFSQSSHYTEHQLIHSDERSFKCSECEKTFKTNNSLLRHQCTHSGERPFPCSVCGKRFNYSFHLLRHKLVHTGEKPFTCSECGNGYTRSSHLVIHQRIHTGERPFTCSECGRGFTRSTHLVMHKRIHIGERPFSCSVCGKRFTQSSALRTHKRVHTGERPFTCFVCGKSFPRLSHVVIHERVHTGERPYICHVCGRAFTCLHHVQKHQLVHTGEKAFICSVCGKRFPEFSSLQRHERIHTGEKPFTCCVCGKGFVQSFDLVKHRRVHTRKKLLTCSVCEKRFTRTSRLLRHQKLHILPTKLDSAVAAENHTQD
- the LOC144480769 gene encoding uncharacterized protein LOC144480769, whose amino-acid sequence is MESANLLYPEYHCILNMEENSTIHSGEKLYTCSVCGQDFSQSSDLSEHNCSHNREKLWKCGDCEKGFKSPSLLEIHQRSHTGERPFTCSHCGKGFTQSSSLHIHQRTHTEERPFTCSLCGKAFNRSFSLALHKRTHTGEKPFTCSVCGKGFNQSSNLAKHQRIHSEDRPFTCAVCGKGFKASSMLTKHQHVHNGERPFSCSQCGKRFALSANLLTHQRIHTGERPFICSQCGKGFTQSSSLHIHQRTHTGERPFSCSVCGKAFSQSSNLSLHQRVHTGEKPFTCSQCGKGFARSSNLLIHLRVHTGERPLTCSQCGKRFTDSSHLLAHQRTHTGEKPFSCSQCGKGFAHSGNLWTHQRVHTGERPFICSQCGKGFSQSSNLAIHQRIHTGERMFTCSQCGKDFAHSHTLQGHQRVHTGEKPFTCSVCGKGFSQSSNLLKHQRIHKELL